The window attaaattttaaaatgtacaaaaataactcagtgaaacatcacataactctttttttcccccctccctcttttaattattatttcccaTAATATTCTGGGCCCGTTGTTGAATCCTCCCCgctggacacacacagacacagacgcaCAGTCGGATGGGGCGAGCACTGCTTCGTAAACAATCGCAGCCACACATGCTCACGCTAGGAAGGAACATGAAAACAGCACTAATGGGAAAAAGATGAGAGGGCTCACAGCGAGCACacccagagagaggaggagagagccgGCAGTCGGACACCGCTCGCTGTCTCAGCCCTGCATGCCGGCACACAAAAACAGCCCTCAGATAGAAAGATAGTTCCTGAGGTCACACtgggtgaagaaaaaaaaaaaaaaaaaaaaaaaaaaaagattgctgGGTTAAAATCCACTCAGATGATTTACAGCATCTGTGAGCTCTTTTAAAGTGTTCATCTCTTGTGATTACTTTATACACACACGTtatattattatgatttttgctGTACTACTTTCTTCCCAACAACTGGTTCTAAATTAcctacagttttcttttttttttcctgacttaAAGTTACTGtactttggtttttgttttttgtttttaaatatttagaaTATGTTTGATTTACCGTAAATTTTCCTACTTGTGTTCCAGCAAACAATCATGCTtattctaaattaaaaaaaaaaaaattaaattaaatttaatgaaaaacacTTGCCATAGTGGTAACGCGATGTTCCTGTAAAAACCGAAAGCGAGAGGACGGCCTTGTGCTGTGAGGGAAAGTGTGTGtcatcttgtttattttcctttggtTTGCTGTCTTTTTCCAGGCCATGGGGCGCGAtgataacaaaaaaatattgcGGGCGTCCATGTCCTCACAGcggactgccccccccccaaacacccACCCCCGAACCGACGAGGGACCGCAAGGCCCTTGCAACAACATTTTTGCTGCGAGGGAGAGAAGTTACCGCCTGCGAGTTAATGATGGCTCACTGCTGATTCCCCTCACGTGTTTGTTCAGTTTTTGGCTTTTGCTTATTCATACAGGCACAAATCAGCTCTCTGTCCTGGTGTCTCTGTCTCATCTTCCTGAGTTGATCCTGGCCACCATCGTCAGCTACGAAACTGGTCTTGATTAGTGCTACCGAACTGAGATACTTATGTATCCCACATccttctgggaaaaaaaaaataataatattaattacaCTCCCAAAAATTTCTCATTAATTTTTCTCCAGGCTTCCAGCTCCGTCTCTGCCTTATCCGTGGTGTATCCACTAAGACTGAATAATATTTGGACAGGTGTTCTTTCATATACATTAACTTCAAGGAGTCTAGCGTGCAGTTTCATAAAGGGGGGAGAAGAAGCATATCCTGGTGAGTGGATTCTGAAGTTGGTGCAGTATGCTGTAGTCTATACTGTATGTGTAATCCCtaacaataaaaaactgtttAGCACTAATTTTCCTGtacttttaaaacctttttttcccccccagctTCAGACAAGAGGAGGCCACATCTGGAAGACAGATGTAGTCCCAGAGCTTGTTCTCTCCCTTTGactcttgctctctctccctctctcttgcaTTCGCTGcttctcactcactctctctttctcgtgtccttccctccctctcctctctttttgGGAAACATGAGAGCTGGGCtaattctctctctccctcccaccCTGGCCGGACCACCCACATTCGGAAACGCCTAGCTGTTCCTGAGGCAGAGCCGCCGGCAGCTTAGAGAGACAGAGGCGCAGCGAACAAGAGAGATGGAAGGATGGACTATGACGgacggtttaagcacagtgtCAATTACCTCCGTGTCAAAGCCATAACCTGCTATTGTGCGAGGTCGAGCGAGTCTGAGAGACTCGTCTGCTCCGGGATTAATCCTGGGCTTTTGTTTCTTGCACCACAGCTATCTATATCCTCTCGCTTTATTCTTCAACTTAATTGAAGCCATTGTAGAAATGCATCTCAGAAAATACATGCTTAACGTTAGGCTTTGTTTTCTGCTGAATGCAGTTACAGCAGAAGTACCCGCAGCTTGATCCCACTGTTAAGAAAACACTTCAGATTCAAAGGCCTCAATGAGAAAAATCACAGTGAAATGTActtaaaacagcagcttttatttgctCGGTAAGCAGTAAATAATTAGCTCTCAGCAAAAAGCTTCAAACTTCTATATAAAGCTCAATGTCACCGCCTTGTGGTTTCTTCTTAGTACTGCCTCCTAACAAAAGTGTTTAATTTCTTCCAGTGCCCACTCTCAACAACATAAAACAGAGTTGTTACTCATTAATAAATCATTTCTTTAGAGATCAGTAATAATACACATAAGGACAAGCTGCTTGCCAGCTTATAAATGATCTTTATGGATGTTGTATGACATGCTTTTTATAATAACATTAAAGCAGATATAGTCAATATATTCATAGTAACAATGATATGTTTAGATACAATTAGTTTTAAAAGCATTAGAGTGCTATTAGCTAGCTCTGCACTCTACCTAAGCTATGCAAAGCTTTGACTTCTTTAAACTGGCTGGGGGGTAGGGGGTCACTGATTTATGtcacttatttattttccagCTGCAGAAgggcggggaaaaaaaaaaaaacactgctaaAAACATCCTGTATATACCTGcccagcatcaaacacagcaaaGTCGGAAACTAGCCTGTGAACACAGCAGCTAAAGAGGCACATCATTTCCTTAGAGcctggtggagaccaaaaacagagctaaaaggaGAGGCGAGCTGGACAGAACTACAGCTCCAATAAATTTTATTGTGTCTGTTCACAGTGTCAGTAACCAACAACCAGCATAAAAATCATTCAACACAGCTACTGTGGCATCCTGAAGCCTGAACATTAGGACTTTAGCCACTGTCGTGATATTTTTTGGAGACAGAAGTGCCCATAAAAGGACAAGAGAGtagagttatcagctaatgctagcaatcTTGATtggcaagctgcatccataaataGCACAAACTTGTTGGGTGGTCTGTTAGGCTCCAGTCACACAGCCCTAGAGACTGGTTGATGAGCAGCTGGGAACAACTGGTCACTAGGAAATAAAATGTGTATCTGCCAATCAGTTGGTTGTAGTGGTTGCAGGAGAAATTCATTGCAAAAGAGTATGTAGTGCTCCACTAAAAACCtccttgcgattgctttggtcgctagcagaTTTCTGCCGTCACCcgtagtttgtatggaagacgTCTTGTCTGCTAACACTTGCCAGCTACTTGCTAAGCAGTTGTTAGCGTGAAGAGTGTGAtgcaaaacaagaaacagagaCCATTCGCTTGCAAAGGAAAAGTTGTGCCTCACTCGGAAACCAACACGTTTCACAAGGTGCAACTTTTcctttgaaggtgaacagtcTGTTTCTGGCTTATGTCGCACTTTTTCCAGATTTTGCTTGTTagcaagtatttgcagacaagttgatTTAAGTACAGCAGAAAGAGTTAAAGATCTGAGTCACACCAACAATATGAATTGCTAAGCTAACAAAAACAGGCAGGTAAAAAAGCTAGCAAACACGGCACCAGTTAAGCTCACTGGCTGAACAGGCACCTGAGTCTGACCCACGGCCCTTTGCTGCCTGTCTTCTCCCTCCCTGTCTACTCTTTGCTgtcaaataaaggaaaaaaaaaagtccaaaaatctttaaaaaaaaattggaaaaccCTAAACTGTCCTGATCTATAAGGCATTATTCATAATCAGGGATAAATGCTATTTTGACAGGTGTTATATGGTAAGCCCAGAAATACAGTGGTTTGCTGAACACACTTGAGTGACTTTAAGGTGCAACTTGACACATTACATATGAGGATCTCTCTCATttagttttctctgtttttcttctccccACTTCAGTAGCCACAGACCCCACAGTGGCCCCAACCATACCTCCAAAAGGCCCTCCCACGAACAGGCCAACCAGGGACCCCAGCAAAGACTCCCTTCTCACCAGACTGGACAGCCACCTAATCCAGCCTATCAGCTTTTCCCACAAGCCCCGGAGAAAAGAGGGAGCATGGGAGGAAGGTGAGATACTGGTAGAGGGGAAAATGCCATCTACATCCACATTCAGATCACCTATGCTCCTCTCTGCTTCTTCCCGGACCGCTTCCATTTCTTCCTCTGTCACGGTTTCCTCCGGTCGGGAGTCTGTGAGCGACACCTGGTCATTCAGCTCCCCTCTTCTCCTCTGTCTCACTATCTCTACCTGCCTCTCTCTCACCttttcctcagcctcctcataTAGAGGGCAGCTAAAGTGTTGAGTCCCGCTCTCCATAACTGCCTGCTCAACCTtctccagcagctcctccacAGTTTTTCTTCCCTCTTGTTCTCCGCTGCGGATTTCCAGGGTGTGGTAGCGCTCTCCACATCTCTCCACCAGCTCCATTAGGTCCTTCCGCCACGTGACGAGGTATTCCTCCAGCTGCTCGTCCTCTTCCAGCACATCTGTGTGGGTGAAGAGTATAATGGTATTTCTGCTAACAGCAGAGGGGCCAAACAGCTTCTTCAGGACATCCAGTGCCTTGGCCTCTTCATCAGCAGGCTGGTTTGCTGGGACACAGAGCAGAAAGGCGTGTGGCCCAGGGCTGGATGAGGCGACGAAGGAGGAGATGTGCTTTGCCCTTTCCTCTGGTTTGCAACCTGAGCCGAACCAAGCTGGACTAGAGACTATCAGCACCTGCAGAGAGGTGACAGAAGCATAAAGAAAAAGCAATTACAATGCAcatgtttaaaatgcatttgcaactaaaaatagacctgcgaTAGAAACGTATTCAGGAGCACACTGTGAATAAAaagtattacaacattaagcccaTGTaggccccagtttttcaacaaaaggactgataacacaacagcagcagggacGATGATGCTGTCACAGTTTAACGTGGAGTCTGTCTGCACTGTCTGACTTCTTATATGATGTTTAAATGAGACTGCTCGCTGAAGGCTGACAGCAGCTGCCTTCTATCTCAGTGATACCTGCAGCAAACAGGGGCGACTTTATAGGGGGGCATGGAGTGTACtagaccatatttatttcaaggctttagtaACAATATTTAGCAGATTtagattaatataaataaaatattaatatttaaaaatatagaagttttttccccctgtaggccagtaaaaatatacatgtgGCCAGTAAAACTCTGAGCCACTGACCCGGGGCTGTTGGGTTGGACACTGAATTATCActaacattaattattaacatttaCACTATCAGAAGGTCTGTTTTCTGCAGTAGGAAACGTGGCATCAAAGCACACAACAAACCCACGTTCTGAGAATGTTGATATACTCGCTTTTCTTCACActcctttaaaggcttacagacacacacaaacacatgaacacacaccaaaACCTCCCTCACCCAGGAAATACAACACTGCCAgaacttgtttttttgcttcctaCTAATGTAAGAaagctttcattttaaaagacctGTTTTTTTCTCGTTTTAATGTTTACCATTGCttgttaataagacaaaagcacttatctgattactcgattaattgatgggataatcgatagaatactcaattactaaaataatcaatagctgCAGCCCTACTTTAAAATATTCCTATATTTCACGGGTATTTATACTTCTATAAGAATTAATGTCAGTGTAAAGTAAAGTTACCTTTgcacttttttcctttatgtttgtgttcagGACTTCTGGATGGACCAGAAATTTCAGCTTAATAATGCACTTgggagtggctgtggctcaggattTAGAGCACGTCACCAGTTTATCAGGAAGTTGGTGGGTCgattccagtctgcatgccaaagtatccttgggcaagatactgaaccccaagttgtttCCGATGTGTTCgtatgagtgtgaatgttagttagaAAACACTTAGGTGTAGGAAAAaaggtttgtgtgtgaatgtgtgtgtataaagtgctttgagtgctcaaatagagtagaaaagcactacataagaAACTAGTCCATCTATAATAAACCCTAATATTACAGTCTTATAGAAACTACTGCACATCAGTGGTTCTGCTGATCCATCATGAGTTACTACAGCCTACAGTTTGCTAGCGTTGTCTTTGTCCCGTAAATCTTTCTTGGATGCCAcaatttgaatttttaaatatCCCACCCAAAACTAAGAAGCGGTGGATTGAGTTTGTGCAGACTGAAACTGATGAAGAGTTGAGCATCACCACCAACTCCTGCCTCTGCAGAAGCCTATTTAACACAGATAACTCACAAACCCGTTACCAGTGAAAGCTATGCAACCAAGGAGCAAACCTCTGGGCtgaaaaataactaaatctaATGGCTGCTTGAGGCTTATAACAACTGTATGAGTAGGGAATATTTCTATAACTCATCcgtttggaattttttttttaaaggcttaaaGTTGGGTGCATGACCCCTCTGATATGTCTGTAATAGCACGGATCAGAACAAGCATGCCAACACAGGGAACTGCTCTCTGCTCACCTCTGCTAATTCAACTGATCTTCTTTGTGGCCCTTTGGCctgtttttaatggattatctgacaaataattcCTTTTCTTTGTGCTACAGCGGGTCCAAGAAATCTGTGTTCCACTTTTCAGCTCCAGGTTCTCTAAATGTGCAATCCAGAAATGAATGGGTTACAGCcccagtggctacatccatcttttatatacagtctatgggtgGGATCAATGATCTTCCACCCCTTTGTCCTTCTGTCCTTGTCCACTGTCAGCACTTCCTCCTCAATAATAAATGTAACTTCTGCCTAGTTTGCTTATGTTTGAATTATACTGGGCACACAGTCCACAGTAACGCTGATGTCATGCACCTAGCCTTCCTTGGAGGGtgtaaaataaatttaacaGCACTGACCACCCAGCAGATGtgggtgtttgtttttgctttggtgTGAAGGCTAATGTTAGAATTACCACCACACCAAAGCAACAGCTGCAAAGTGATGAACATATTTAGTATCAGTGTGCATAGAGATTTCACACCATAGAGTGCATATAACAAGGCTATGTTTTACAACTTGTGCGTTTGGCTCAGTTAAAACAAACCCAGGTCTGTTGGCCCGGTTTATTTTGGCTGCTGTGAGAGCCGTAAACCACAGCCCATAGCAGATATGCCCCCGAGTGTTTCACAGCAaagaatttgctttttttttttttttttttttttcctcgcaaTTTTGAAACCCaattatgtttaattttgtgggttttgttaaacatttaaatgtgccTGGTTGGTTaagcacacattttttttttcctgtggggTGAAAAACtggctttaaatgcattttgcaCTCATTAGTTGCATCTGTGTGCATTAGGCTGCATTCCAGTGAGTGCATTCAGGGGCCGATGTGCAGAAGGCATTTACAGCAAATGAAACTGGAGAAAATACAGAGCACAGCTACCATATGCATGACTAAGCTGCAGCAAAGTATCaagaaaagagagagcgagTCACATTTGCTTTGAGGCACGCATGCCTCCATTATTAACCGCTGTAACCACAGGGGTCGCCAAAATCACCAGAACTGGATCCGTAAAGTTTACCATTACATTGGCCATGTTGGTTGCAGATTTTTAAGATTTTGCAAccaaagtatttatttatttatttttagaaataaCCAGGTGAACTTTTAATGGCACTAGATCTTAGTCCATACTCTTCACTTACTGCAGTCCTACCTGTCTCCCCGCGGCCTCCCCTCTGTGTTTGCGGCACTCCTGGAcagcatcatcaccatcattatTTGTGTCCTGCTGGCAGTCCTGTAGGCCCAGGATGTTGCGGACTGCCGTCGTCTTTCCTGCCCCAGTCCGGCCCAGCACCACCAGCCTCAGCTCTGTTTAAAACGAGTGAACACCGTTTTCATGAAGCACTGTACTTTGTTGATACAGTGAAGCATGCTCACAGAAAGTTTTCAAATTACGTGACTTCTTATATCCTCCTTTACTCGCACGTATAAGCTGTGTGTTGTTTATACCGATAAGGAAAGCCTTTGTGCCGGGGTGCGTGTCACCACCTCTTGTGCTACAATATGCTTTGAAATGTGGCAGCGCCCTTTGCAGCTGCCGTTTCTTCTAAAGCGCAAAAAGGGCGAAAGCGCCAAGCTTGGGGACCGCGCCCCTGACTTTCCTCTCGTATTTCACTGTTTCAGCTCCCGAAACACCACATGCGAGAAGATTTATCAAACCTACCTGACAGTGAAGCCGACGCTGACATTTCTGCTCCTGCTCGCTGTCGTATGTAGTGTTGAATCACGCATAAATACTTCCTAATTCCTGCGGGCCGACTCAGCCCTGCCTCCGACACTGAAGTTGACTCCAGCAGAGGTGAACATAGCTCCATCTGTTGTGGGGAGTGTTGATGGCATCATCCTTACGTCAAGGATTACATGGCACTAAATGTTGCTTTGTAACCCAGGCAGTTGTTAGCTGGGGGTTAATTTACTGCACAGACTTCCCGCAGATAAGGTACCACAGAGTCAATGAGGATACATTCACTTTATAGGTACAACTGCTGTAAATGCAAATACATGTAAATGTATCTAATCGGCCAGTGCTCAGTGCATATAGTTATGATAAAAGACAACCTGctgcatcagaatgaggaagaaaggtgatttaagcaAAGGCCAGTTTAGACCTTTTTTAGGGTGCTCCCCTAAACTTAATCGCAGCACCCCCTAAAATGACCTATAGGATAGTCTAGTAAAAGTGGTACTAACACTGGATTGTCAAAAACGTTAGCTGACATCAGCTAGATCACTAAAGAttattcgtttttttttttattctagttGAATTTGGCTTCATTGTTTGCTTACAGCATATTTAAGGACAGTGAACTGAAATACTGAAATCAAgcctgagtttgtgtgtgtgcttcataGATGGATATACCCGTTTCTAAAACAAGTGATCCAGGTGAGAGAAAGTCAAAAAGTTACCTCTTATGTCAGAGGAAGCTACATTCACTGATGACGAGTTCACATAACTGAGCAGCCAATtgtaattaaatgtggattCTCCCCCAACCTCCTCTTAGGTCAGTTAGGTCTCAAGTACTTTATTTGCCTTATTTACATCTGACCATTTGTTATTGTCTGGTTGAATAAAGCAAGTTTGTGTGTCAGTACAAAGAGGGAGATGAGGATGGACAGAGAACAGACAGGTTATAAGAGCAGGAAAAACCAGGTGAGCAGACAGTCACTCTTGGAACTGTTGTACCTAATACTGTGCTGGGTCTGCAAAATAAAGGGAGGGTCTGTGTTCACTTTGCTTCTTGTCAGTCTGATTATCCACACTGAATAATGCTGCTATTTTAATGTTGCCACATGGTTCAAGTTTAATCAGATGGGGAATTGTTGGAACAGCTCTTCACTACAACAGTCATACCCAAAGATGTTTTCTATTGAGTTTTCAAATGTCTTACAcagtaaaatattaaatgtatAAAAGAAGTCTCTTAtacagggaaaaagaaaaactaaggaGATGTGAAATATATTACGTGATGTCACTGATGAGCTGATAATGTAAATGTTTCTGTacacttcattaaaaaaaaaaaagttcaatatgCAGACATGTATTGAACTGTCACACAATTACGGTCCCACTGAAGAGCTAAGCAAATGCgcgtgcacacgcacacagtcatACATACACTACATACAGGTGTACATCCATTCAGAAAACAGCTGTACAGTAACAGTAAAACCAAGCTGATGCACCGTTTAAGATCAACATGTTTggtaaaatgtttcatttaaaaatacagcaaTTAGAAAACTAAGAGAAAcaagttcttaaaaaaaatacactttaaaAAACATACAGATGCTAGAAATATCCACATTTTTCAGACGCCAAGCAGTGGCTTAAATTAAAGTCCAAAGGTCTCCCGGGTAAAGTCTTCTGGGGCCCCGTTTCCTCCAGATTCAACAGTCAATCCTTTCCTCAAAGTCCAGGCATGATGTAGGCGATGTTGTCTAACGTATTTGActgacagaaagagacagagcttTGTTAGCAGGCTGCAATCAAAAGCACATGTTATGCACCTCCTCCTGAATGGTTAGCAAAAAGGAAAGCATACAACCAGCAACCTTTAGCATGATTGTGAAGAATTTGTGTAGCTGATGATACAATACCAGGACATTTCGAGGACATCCATTTAACTGTGGTATCTGTGCTGTGAGACAGGTCAGCGGGCCCAGCGCGCACAGGATGGAGTCCAGAAGAACAGACAAACTCCCAGACACAGCCACCATCCCCTAGCACAAGAAAATGGGTTTTACTCATTCCACTGCATGTTAACGAATTCTATATATTgaggtttgctttttttttatatttacatgtatGCTTTCATTTTCGTATAAATGGTTTTAGGTGTACACCTTTAAAAACTCACTTCTGTTTCCTGCAGCCGATGTCCAATCAAGGACAGGGACTCTCccagcagctgcaggtgagCCGCTGCGTCGATGGGATCAACATCTGGGACTCGAGCCGGAGACAGAGACATGGTGCCCGGCGCTCTGTTTGGAGACACCACTCCTGTCGAAGTCCCTGCAACTTTAATGACAAAGCATCACGTATATGCAGCAGCAAAGGTCCAACAGTGAGTGGACAAAGAACACGACACTCAGAGTTTATATACCTTTGCTTTTGCCCTCACTGGAGGGCTTGTGTTTGACCGTAGTGGcttcagctttgttttgtttgtgctgcaaatactgAGCTTTCTGCCTCCATACCTACAGAAAAAGAATACACATGCagtgcaccaccaccaccgcttCAAGTGTATCAGCTGTACTGGATTATAcagcaaaagacaaaaacttaCCAGTTTGTCCTTTTCAGGCATCGCCTTCCAAACCTCTGCCAGCTTCTTACTCAACTCACCAAACACTGGAGATAACACAGGCAAAAATAGAGTTTATATGATTTCTTTACTGAGGAACAATATCCAAAAGTGCTTCAATACAAATTATACTGTATTTCAAAGTTTTGCTCACCTAGTCCTGGCTGTTCTGCATTTATGTTGACCCTGTACTCCTTACAGAACACCTGATAGGCTGTTGTGTTCTTCTTCTTAGGCTTCATGatgtaaagaacaaaaaaacaaacaaaacaatgaagcaCAACATTAACATGTACTTACACCAATGAGAAATGTGAGTAAATAGTACCTCACCTTATCTTTATCCTTCTCATGCTTTTCTCgatctttctcctctttcttcttcttcttctctgtcgtGCCGTCGCTgccttggtggtggtggggcggGAGGGGCGTGCCCATGGCATACATCGGGCCCACAGCACTGTGTGTGACTGTAGGATGGGAGTGACTGTGGCTCTTTGATGATTCTGATGAAATTCATACAAAggaagatggatagatggatagtcAACTTTAATTCTGGCTTCAGAAAAGAAatggtgtctttttttaaaccttacTAGTAGGGATGGGATTTTATCAGTATGGATACTCATCAATACTACTGCCCATGTGTTGGTGGAAAACAAAGACCTATTAATGGTTAAGACTTCATATAATGCCAAGCTCACCGATAACTTTTTCCCCCATCTCAACTTCATGCTTAGCATGTGTGAGGGTAAG is drawn from Archocentrus centrarchus isolate MPI-CPG fArcCen1 chromosome 8, fArcCen1, whole genome shotgun sequence and contains these coding sequences:
- the LOC115784362 gene encoding GTPase IMAP family member 7 → MSASASLSELRLVVLGRTGAGKTTAVRNILGLQDCQQDTNNDGDDAVQECRKHRGEAAGRQVLIVSSPAWFGSGCKPEERAKHISSFVASSSPGPHAFLLCVPANQPADEEAKALDVLKKLFGPSAVSRNTIILFTHTDVLEEDEQLEEYLVTWRKDLMELVERCGERYHTLEIRSGEQEGRKTVEELLEKVEQAVMESGTQHFSCPLYEEAEEKVRERQVEIVRQRRRGELNDQVSLTDSRPEETVTEEEMEAVREEAERSIGDLNVDVDGIFPSTSISPSSHAPSFLRGLWEKLIGWIRWLSSLVRRESLLGSLVGLFVGGPFGGMVGATVGSVATEVGRRKTEKTK